The genomic window TACTCGGCTTTTTTCTACAATCATAgcataataatgataaataaccTGAGAAATACCTTAGGTTGTACCCGGCCATACTTCACATTGGTAGGAtaggcttaaccctttaactcccaagatctgattgctaattctcccctcaagctgtTACACATGtccttgaaaattagttacaagaagtTATTGTGagatcaagacaacaatttctacctgataaatgtgaatattctcattagttttttgctggataatgtaaggatattattgggagaagtcTCATATtgatcacctctgggagttaaaaggttacaAGTTAAAAAGGGAGTTCAGTGTCATAGATTTTAGAACCAttattgttgtttctttttctaattttagaCTTCTGCAAGTGGTTTTTGTAataagggggggagggagggaggggactCAGAGGGTTCTATGGAGGATATCAGCCAATCTACCCCTCTTTGTAAgctaaaaagtgaaaagtgaaaataataaaacaacttgGTATAGCCCCCTTGTTTCAGTAACAAGCTAATATAAGACCCCCCTGAACCCTGTTTAACATAACTGATGATGAAAATATCATAATCAGTAGTTACTCTTAAAAGCCCTActagtaagtttttaaaaaatgttcgaAACTTTTATTTAATAAGGGAACAGAAGGCCATCAGACTATTCTGCAAGTTACTTTTCTAGTGAGTAAATTCTGTCAAAATCAAGTTTCTATCTAACATTTACTCACCTTCCAGAAGCCAACAGGGTAGATAAGTTCACCAATTTTGCTTGTTGATGTTGTGAGAATGTTCTCTATTGTTAATCCATAAGCCTTTAACTTTTCCATTGCTGCAAAAGTAACTTGGTCTTTTGTTTGACTTGACAGCATGAGGGAGATAAGTACTTGATATCGGACTGTCTGCAAAAGTGAGGAGAGATGAACCATTGATACTGGACAGTCAACCCCCTTTccccttagagtgactggcttctaatttctcctgacagttTCACCCTTGCatcaaatacttaaaaaatcatgaaaataaaggaaatgatgtccAATTctagaagctcctgattgtcaaataAATTCCCCTCATAAATTCCAGATGGTATGCAGCATAGTCAATTagttttcattgtttgtgaTTGGACGATGGCAGAATTATACTAATATTTGTAAGCACCCTCTTTCCTCTGAACAAACTCTTCAGTTGAGCCTGATGACATGGCAAGCTTAATCAGCAGACTTTGTTTTCTGATTAGAAGGGAAATTTCAATCTTATATGCAAGGTAAGATTTCTGACTGGCTactctttaactctttacaccctaacatcagtatgcatattctccacactgctctttatacatttcctaaggtgctgacaaggagaatttgtttgccaataaAAAGGGTTCTTTCCTGATgaccatttccttaattctcatgaccttaatgtatgatattgtagggagaaatgaGATGTTACTCATCCTttggggtttaaagggttaaatgggaAATTTAAGAATGGTTGCCAGGATGAGGGTGTATCCTTACAACTTTTATCCCAGTAGCTCATACATGAAGATCTCTACTGTTGcaagtaagaaaaaacaaaccaaaatcatcacaaaaattTTGACGAAATAAACATCAGTAAGGCAAGATCTCTGAAAATAGACTGGCCCAGTTGTCCAGGTACTTatgccttaaccctttgacacctaagagtgactaacatctaatttctcgtTACTCtataacccctgaatcacacatcaaggtcacaagaaaaaaagatgtgatCACCAAgcaaagaggctcttgattgttatacaaattctccttgtcattaccttAGGATATGTGaggagaacagtatgaagaatatgcatactataatgttggggtgtaaagggttaaacatgtAGCTGTTGAACtatttgtcataatttatcTTATAACTCAAATGAAAAGTGGGATGCACTCAATTGCTGAGGGTAAATGAATGTGTTGACATTGACTAAACAAAAAGTTTCTACCTCTCATAAATCAGCTTAGTTGTCTCCGAGGAGACCACTGTGTCGGATCTTCCCTTACCCCACCCCACTGGATTGCCAATTTCATCTCCTCTCACCTCTGGTGACTGGCTCTCATCAGCTGTCTTCTCGCATCCTTGTGAATCAACTGGGGCATCGCgtgtttttctcatttcacgAATATTAGCAAGCTGCTCTCTCCAGTTAGGAGGCTGCCAAGTTGAGCCTTGTGTCTGTGCTGTGGATGTGTCTTTTTTACGCTTTTTGGCCGCaacatcttcagttttcttgtcgtcCCTGGACGAGTCTTCTTCATGTCGCTTCTCGTATTCGATTTTGATGTGCCTTCTTGGTTCCTTTTGGTTCGTTGACAAAGCTGCGATTGCTTCTCTAGCCGCCGAGCgtgtttgtcttccttttgaGGTGAAATACGGGGAAGTACTCATCCTGGAAATCCGTGAAAACAAACTGATCATATGTTTGGATCGTCAGTCTCCCTGATGTCTGCCATTATCAGTATTATCGTGAGCAGTCCTCCCCGATCTCGCCATGGAACGCTGATTTTGGCGGGAAAGTGATGTCACTCGACCAGCTGATTACGTAATTAGTCACTACAAAAAGCCGGAGATTTGCCGAAGAATAAAAATGATTCCCTATTAGCACATCCTCTCCATTGAATTTTCTACACACTGAACCCAAAAGAGCAAAGAATAGGCGTCAACAAGAGAATAGAAACTTTACAATCTCTTGTTTGGCATCAAATATCGTCTgatgaaattttactgaaaattttgacatttttgaaattttttcaaagagattGTCTAAGAAACTAACTTTTAACCTTAGTATGCTTAATATAGCTGAGAACTGGACGTGCAATAACGAACAGTTTCCCAAGGACCGTCATGTTTTGGTCCCCCGACTGCTTGCTTTGATgtttaccgtatttattcgcctataagccgatctcggctataagccgagaccctaaactttttcatgtcagcagctgttgcattgaaataaaaaataaacacaaaacattcggctataagccgagacctaATAATTGCAAAGTACTCCACGCGTGTCGTTAACTGagatgaattaacataaaccgaaaacaaaaggaGCTTCCCTCTCGGAAAACATGCAACCAAAAAGTAGGTTATGAATAAACATAGATCATTCTAGATCGCTAGAGATTACGGAATCAGTGAATCGATGGTGTGTCGCTGGCGAAAAGATCAAGCGAACCTGTTTAATGGTGagcttaaaatgtcagcaaagCGAAAGACGATGGGCTGCTTTTCGCCAAAGTATCCTGAATTGGATCAAACAATACTGGACTGGTTTTCAGAGCAGAGGAGTCAAGGTAAGtctttcgtttctttaaaacaatgaGAAGCTTCGATCAGCTGATATCTGTCAGATcgtgttgcaatgtttacacaaaccgtGGGAATGaccgcttctgattggccagtttttcatgttgtcaaatTTCGAATCTTGTTAAGCacccgtaaattttttttggcgaaaatacTCAGCTATAAGCCGAACCCCCTACCTTGGCGAGAATTTACCTGttctcagtttaatttgttggaaaaatcgctcggcttataggcgaataaatacggtattTAAAGTAGTGCCTTCGCCCATTTATagataaaggttaaaaataaataccccATACAGTCTCTGATTGCGGGTCAGTACTTTTTCGCATCAGGACTTCATATTTATACGTCTATCTCGCCTTGTAAATacttaataatttatgtagagGAGAGCTGACTCACgttatatctttaaattttaataaaagcagaattttatttatatgtagtttttcttttgaaaatttgtacgctAAGCTTGCGTTTTGAACGATG from Pocillopora verrucosa isolate sample1 chromosome 8, ASM3666991v2, whole genome shotgun sequence includes these protein-coding regions:
- the LOC131795493 gene encoding endonuclease III-like protein 1; the encoded protein is MISLFSRISRMSTSPYFTSKGRQTRSAAREAIAALSTNQKEPRRHIKIEYEKRHEEDSSRDDKKTEDVAAKKRKKDTSTAQTQGSTWQPPNWREQLANIREMRKTRDAPVDSQGCEKTADESQSPETVRYQVLISLMLSSQTKDQVTFAAMEKLKAYGLTIENILTTSTSKIGELIYPVGFWKKKAEYIKNATKICAENYNGDIPPTVEELVKLPGVGPKMAHITMNVAWGQVTGIGVDTHVHRISNRLGWVKKPTKLPEETRIAVESWLPREEWDELNVLLVGFGQQTCLPVSPMCEFCLNSKICPEGRRRTKGKLEKETKKKLSPRKDGKETKT